In the Pseudanabaena sp. PCC 7367 genome, one interval contains:
- a CDS encoding pentapeptide repeat-containing protein: MANQKQLAILAEGIEVWHNWRREHPEEEIDLMGANLNFAKLDGVDLNNANLSFAKLCKTSLVGANLSFVDFTGANLSFADLSKADLVGTILNMADLTGADMSLTDLMGADLIGANLTSVDFLNANIMAADMSGANMQDVTLPDGSTARPEQPNPVDV, translated from the coding sequence GTGGCAAATCAAAAACAGCTAGCGATCCTGGCAGAAGGCATCGAAGTCTGGCACAATTGGCGGCGCGAGCATCCAGAGGAAGAGATTGACCTGATGGGGGCAAATTTGAATTTTGCCAAATTAGATGGTGTGGATTTGAATAATGCCAATTTGAGCTTTGCCAAGCTTTGTAAAACCAGCCTGGTGGGGGCAAATCTCAGCTTTGTGGATTTTACGGGCGCAAATTTGAGCTTTGCCGACTTGAGTAAGGCTGATCTGGTGGGCACGATTTTAAATATGGCCGATCTAACTGGCGCAGATATGAGCCTGACTGATTTAATGGGGGCAGATTTAATTGGCGCAAATCTCACTAGTGTGGATTTTTTGAATGCGAATATTATGGCCGCGGATATGAGTGGTGCAAATATGCAGGATGTGACCTTGCCGGATGGTTCTACCGCAAGGCCAGAACAGCCAAATCCGGTTGATGTTTAA
- a CDS encoding glycosyltransferase family 4 protein, translated as MVNTNNQAAIALSHPTGNTFVRALLDSLQQANRLAMFFTTLAIEPDSWYLDLLPGNIGKELLRRNYNVPTNKTYTYPIKELTRMVAAKVGLGSLTEHETGWACIDAVYQDLDREVARVLLASATEQGVYIANQKVGAVYCYEDAALQTFQAAKQTGLICGYDLPIAYWQTVQQLLYEEAERLPQWEPTLIGTSDSQAKLDRKVQELELADVVVCPSQFVYESLPEAARASKKCIVAEFGSPQISPTLLQTRNSQQHSADRPLRLLFAGSMSQRKGLADVFAAMQLLDRSDIELVVLGSPIASMDFYRAQYANFTYEPTRPHAEVLKLMLSCDVLVLPSIVEGRALVQQEAMSCGLPIIVTPNAGGQDLVEPEQTGFLVPMRSPERLAEVFNWFADHRDRLPEMSSAAQAKAAAITWAGYGHKIIEALMT; from the coding sequence ATGGTGAACACCAACAATCAAGCCGCGATCGCCCTCAGTCATCCCACTGGCAATACCTTTGTGCGGGCTTTGCTGGACTCATTACAACAGGCAAACCGACTGGCGATGTTTTTCACCACTTTGGCGATCGAACCAGATAGCTGGTATTTGGATCTGCTGCCAGGAAATATTGGTAAAGAGCTGTTGCGGCGTAATTACAATGTTCCCACCAACAAAACCTACACCTATCCGATCAAAGAATTAACTCGTATGGTGGCGGCTAAAGTTGGGCTTGGTTCGCTCACTGAGCATGAAACCGGTTGGGCTTGCATTGATGCGGTTTATCAAGACCTCGATCGAGAAGTAGCCAGGGTTTTACTTGCTTCTGCCACCGAGCAGGGAGTATATATTGCCAATCAAAAGGTGGGCGCGGTTTATTGCTATGAAGATGCGGCTTTGCAAACCTTTCAGGCGGCTAAGCAAACTGGGCTGATTTGTGGCTATGATCTGCCGATCGCCTACTGGCAGACGGTGCAACAGTTGCTCTATGAAGAAGCGGAGCGATTGCCGCAGTGGGAGCCCACCCTGATTGGTACGAGTGATTCCCAGGCCAAGCTCGATCGCAAAGTCCAGGAACTTGAGCTAGCTGATGTGGTGGTTTGCCCCAGCCAATTTGTCTATGAGTCATTGCCGGAAGCAGCCAGGGCCAGCAAAAAATGTATTGTGGCTGAGTTTGGTTCGCCCCAAATTTCGCCAACTTTGTTACAAACCAGAAATTCTCAGCAGCATAGTGCCGATCGCCCCTTGCGGCTATTATTTGCGGGCTCGATGAGTCAACGGAAGGGCTTGGCAGATGTGTTTGCGGCCATGCAACTGCTTGATCGTAGTGATATTGAGTTAGTTGTGCTGGGCTCACCGATCGCCAGTATGGATTTCTATCGCGCTCAATATGCCAACTTCACCTATGAACCAACCCGCCCCCATGCTGAGGTGCTGAAGTTAATGCTAAGCTGCGATGTACTGGTATTGCCTTCGATCGTGGAAGGACGAGCCCTGGTGCAACAGGAAGCAATGAGCTGTGGTTTACCGATTATTGTTACCCCCAATGCTGGCGGCCAAGATCTGGTGGAACCGGAACAAACGGGTTTTTTAGTGCCAATGCGATCGCCAGAACGCCTCGCCGAAGTATTCAATTGGTTTGCTGATCACCGCGATCGTCTACCAGAGATGAGTAGCGCAGCGCAGGCCAAGGCAGCAGCGATCACCTGGGCTGGGTATGGCCATAAAATTATTGAAGCGTTGATGACTTAA
- a CDS encoding cytochrome c biogenesis CcdA family protein translates to MLETFNYWLYNLENWADLLVSNQLTHLSPISIGVMFLAGLVTSLSPCTLSMVPITVGYIGGYESKNSFSAALQSLWFAFGFATTLTGFGLAAALLGRVYGQTGWGWSLLMGIVAIVMGFQLLGLITLQLPNWGNVDVSDTLPRGLRSYLIGLTFGIVASPCSTPVLITLLTWVSSTGNMALGTVVLLAYAIGLIMPLIVAGTFTGTVKQLLAVRKWSSWITPASGIVLIGFGTVSILSRFS, encoded by the coding sequence ATGCTTGAAACTTTTAACTACTGGCTCTATAACCTGGAAAATTGGGCTGATTTGTTAGTCAGTAATCAACTCACCCATTTATCGCCGATTAGCATTGGGGTTATGTTCTTGGCCGGATTGGTGACCAGCCTCAGTCCCTGCACCCTGTCGATGGTGCCGATCACGGTTGGTTACATTGGCGGCTATGAATCGAAAAACAGCTTTTCAGCGGCGCTGCAATCACTTTGGTTTGCGTTTGGTTTTGCCACCACCCTAACTGGCTTTGGCTTGGCCGCTGCACTACTAGGCAGGGTCTATGGCCAGACTGGCTGGGGTTGGTCGCTGCTGATGGGAATCGTAGCGATCGTGATGGGGTTTCAACTATTGGGCTTGATTACACTACAACTCCCTAATTGGGGCAATGTGGATGTGTCGGATACCTTGCCACGGGGTTTGCGTTCCTATTTAATTGGTCTCACCTTTGGCATTGTGGCTTCACCCTGTAGCACACCGGTTTTGATCACGCTGCTAACCTGGGTGTCCAGCACTGGCAATATGGCATTGGGCACGGTTGTGCTGCTGGCCTATGCGATCGGTTTGATTATGCCCTTGATTGTGGCTGGCACATTTACTGGCACAGTTAAGCAACTACTAGCCGTAAGAAAATGGTCAAGCTGGATCACTCCGGCTAGTGGTATAGTGCTGATTGGTTTTGGTACGGTGTCGATCCTGAGCCGCTTTAGTTAA